Proteins from a single region of Cytophagaceae bacterium:
- the uxaC gene encoding glucuronate isomerase codes for MAKAFLDENFILKTKTAQTLFHEFAKDMPIIDYHNHLPPDQILNDINFNNISQGWLYGDHYKWRAMRTNGIAEKYCTGEASDFEKFEKWAETVPYTLRNPLHHWTHLELQRYFGINDILSGKNARKVYDQTSEMLQTKEFSIQGLLRKMKVETVCTTDDPLDSLEHHIAYNGGKKQIGDVGMLPAFRPDKFILIDNPNFNSFVDKLSDIVGFDIITFSDIKNALKLRADFFAQNGSCIADHGLEQIYASDFSEESVEEIFKKVRARQTISETEATEYKSAILMALGQMYADLGWVQQFHLGALRNNNLHALRTLGPDTGWDSIGDWPQAQALSKFLGKLGETGQLTKTIIYNLNPADNAVMAAMIGNFNDGSVAGKIQFGSGWWFLDQKNGMEDQINVLSNMGLLSKFVGMLTDSRSFLSFPRHEYFRRILCNIFGNDIENGEMPADIEWVGKIIQDISYNNTKNYFNFNNK; via the coding sequence ATGGCAAAGGCATTTTTAGACGAAAACTTTATCTTAAAAACAAAAACGGCACAAACTCTCTTTCACGAGTTTGCAAAAGATATGCCCATCATTGATTACCATAATCACCTTCCCCCTGATCAGATACTCAATGATATAAATTTTAATAATATCTCGCAAGGTTGGCTTTACGGCGACCACTATAAATGGCGGGCAATGAGAACAAACGGAATTGCCGAAAAATACTGTACAGGTGAGGCTTCAGATTTTGAGAAATTCGAAAAATGGGCCGAAACTGTCCCGTACACGCTCCGAAACCCGCTTCATCACTGGACACATCTCGAACTTCAACGATATTTCGGAATCAATGACATCCTTTCCGGAAAAAATGCCCGGAAAGTTTATGACCAAACTTCTGAAATGCTCCAAACCAAAGAGTTTTCTATTCAAGGTTTGCTTCGCAAAATGAAGGTTGAAACAGTTTGCACTACAGACGACCCTCTGGATTCTTTGGAACATCATATTGCATATAATGGAGGCAAAAAACAAATTGGCGATGTAGGCATGCTGCCGGCTTTCAGACCAGATAAATTTATTCTGATTGACAATCCTAACTTCAACTCTTTCGTAGATAAACTTTCCGATATTGTTGGTTTCGATATAATCACATTTTCTGATATCAAAAATGCTTTAAAACTTAGAGCTGATTTCTTTGCTCAAAATGGCTCATGCATAGCTGATCATGGTTTGGAACAGATTTATGCGTCCGATTTTTCAGAAGAAAGTGTGGAAGAAATATTCAAAAAAGTTAGAGCACGCCAGACAATTTCGGAAACTGAGGCAACAGAATATAAATCAGCCATTTTGATGGCATTGGGGCAAATGTATGCCGATTTGGGCTGGGTACAGCAGTTTCACCTCGGAGCTTTGAGAAATAATAACCTGCATGCCTTACGTACTCTTGGACCCGATACAGGCTGGGATAGCATTGGCGATTGGCCACAAGCTCAGGCACTTTCTAAGTTTTTAGGAAAATTGGGAGAAACCGGCCAATTGACCAAAACCATCATTTACAACCTTAATCCTGCCGACAATGCCGTGATGGCAGCCATGATAGGAAACTTTAATGATGGTTCAGTTGCCGGAAAGATTCAATTTGGATCTGGCTGGTGGTTTTTGGATCAAAAAAACGGGATGGAAGACCAGATTAATGTTTTGTCAAACATGGGCCTTTTAAGCAAATTTGTAGGTATGCTTACCGACTCCCGCAGTTTTCTTTCCTTCCCTCGTCATGAGTATTTTCGTAGAATTTTATGTAATATTTTCGGAAATGATATCGAAAACGGCGAGATGCCAGCCGACATTGAATGGGTTGGCAAAATCATCCAGGATATCAGTTATAACAACACAAAGAATTATTTCAATTTTAACAATAAATAA
- a CDS encoding altronate dehydratase encodes MRKNVLKVHPKDNIIVALENLSKGDLIDFEGNQICLVSDIPLKHKFAEKEFKKGDQLYMYGVLVGKANQDIKKGEWINTFNVKHAASTFSLGQRNLEWKQPDVSEFSGKTFMGYHRKDGKVGTGNYWIVVPLVFCENRNLQVMKEALVEDLGYGKKQEYQTFTQDLVSLYKSGKTVEEILKTEFRKDKAINEKRLFENIDGVKFLSHDMGCGGTRSDAQALCGLLAGYIAHPNVAGATVLSLGCQNAQHSMLLEELEKRGGATEKPVVFLEQQKIGTEEKLITEAIKQTFAGLIEANKIVRKPAPLSKLTIGLECGGSDGFSGISANPAIGFTSDLLVALGGSVILAEFPELCGVEQELSDRCVNESNAVRFNNLMTHYAAAAEAAGSGFDMNPSPGNIKDGLITDAIKSAGAAKKGGTSPVVEVLDYPEMVTKPGLNLLCTPGNDVESTTAEVGSGANIVLFTTGLGTPTGNPIAPVIKISSNTHLAEKMSDIIDINTGTIIEGTETIEQAGKRILEFVIAAASGTQEVKSIINGQDDFIPWKRGVSL; translated from the coding sequence ATGAGGAAAAACGTTTTAAAAGTTCATCCAAAAGATAACATTATCGTCGCTTTAGAAAATCTCTCAAAAGGTGATTTGATTGATTTTGAGGGAAACCAAATATGCCTGGTTTCTGATATTCCGCTAAAGCATAAATTTGCTGAAAAAGAATTCAAAAAAGGTGACCAGCTTTACATGTATGGTGTTCTTGTCGGGAAGGCAAATCAGGACATAAAAAAAGGTGAATGGATCAATACTTTTAACGTTAAACACGCCGCTTCTACCTTCAGTTTAGGTCAAAGAAATCTTGAATGGAAACAACCTGATGTATCAGAATTTTCAGGAAAAACTTTCATGGGTTATCATCGTAAAGATGGAAAAGTGGGCACTGGCAATTATTGGATTGTAGTGCCTTTGGTTTTTTGTGAAAACCGAAACCTGCAGGTTATGAAAGAAGCTCTGGTTGAAGATTTGGGTTATGGAAAAAAGCAAGAATATCAGACTTTTACTCAGGATTTGGTAAGCTTGTATAAATCTGGTAAAACGGTTGAAGAAATACTAAAGACAGAGTTCAGAAAAGACAAAGCGATAAACGAAAAAAGATTATTTGAAAATATTGATGGGGTGAAATTCCTCTCTCATGACATGGGTTGCGGAGGTACCAGGTCTGATGCCCAGGCACTTTGTGGACTTCTTGCCGGATATATCGCACATCCTAATGTAGCCGGAGCAACTGTACTCAGTTTGGGATGCCAAAATGCCCAGCATAGCATGCTTCTCGAAGAGTTGGAAAAAAGAGGTGGTGCGACGGAGAAACCGGTTGTTTTTCTTGAACAACAAAAAATAGGTACCGAGGAAAAACTCATTACTGAAGCTATAAAACAAACTTTTGCAGGATTAATTGAGGCAAATAAAATCGTAAGAAAACCAGCTCCACTTTCCAAACTGACCATCGGGTTAGAGTGTGGTGGCTCTGATGGTTTTTCGGGAATTTCCGCAAACCCCGCCATAGGTTTTACTTCCGATTTACTGGTGGCACTTGGAGGATCAGTGATTTTAGCTGAATTTCCCGAACTATGTGGGGTAGAACAGGAGTTGAGTGACCGCTGTGTCAACGAAAGTAATGCAGTTCGTTTCAACAATCTCATGACACATTATGCAGCAGCAGCAGAAGCCGCAGGCTCGGGTTTTGACATGAATCCTTCACCAGGAAACATAAAAGATGGTTTGATAACCGATGCAATAAAATCAGCAGGAGCTGCCAAAAAAGGAGGTACATCTCCGGTAGTAGAAGTGCTTGATTATCCTGAAATGGTAACTAAGCCAGGACTTAATCTATTATGTACCCCGGGAAATGACGTGGAATCTACCACTGCTGAAGTAGGATCAGGTGCCAATATCGTTTTGTTTACCACGGGTTTGGGTACCCCAACAGGTAATCCCATCGCACCGGTAATCAAGATTTCAAGCAATACCCATTTGGCAGAAAAAATGTCTGACATCATCGATATCAATACGGGCACTATCATCGAAGGTACCGAAACCATTGAGCAAGCAGGAAAGAGAATCCTGGAATTTGTGATTGCTGCCGCAAGTGGGACTCAGGAGGTCAAATCAATCATTAATGGACAAGACGACTTTATACCCTGGAAACGGGGTGTAAGTCTTTAA
- a CDS encoding nuclear transport factor 2 family protein, which produces MKKLLLFVFILIGFNSFSQKKPDLKTTLENLRKLMLDPSASGLTDISHPSLTYGHSSGKVENQKEFIEALVSGASDFTSLTFSDVDIYQTKNSAIVRHILEGETSDKGKQPGKVKIKVMLVWVLEKGQWKLFGRQAVKI; this is translated from the coding sequence ATGAAAAAACTACTCCTTTTTGTATTTATACTGATAGGTTTTAATTCTTTTTCTCAAAAAAAACCTGACCTCAAAACCACTTTAGAGAATCTTCGGAAATTGATGCTTGACCCTTCAGCTTCAGGGCTTACAGATATTTCACATCCTTCACTTACTTATGGGCATTCTTCCGGAAAAGTAGAAAATCAAAAAGAGTTTATTGAAGCTTTGGTTTCGGGAGCTTCAGATTTTACAAGCCTTACTTTTTCTGATGTTGACATTTATCAAACCAAAAACTCCGCCATTGTAAGACATATTTTGGAAGGAGAAACCAGTGACAAAGGTAAACAGCCCGGAAAAGTAAAAATCAAAGTAATGCTTGTATGGGTTTTGGAAAAAGGCCAATGGAAATTATTTGGCAGACAGGCTGTGAAAATTTGA